One window of Dethiosulfovibrio russensis genomic DNA carries:
- a CDS encoding CHAD domain-containing protein, whose amino-acid sequence MKERERHDSYCGRILLNHMEKLRESSEKLLSRDSDVEWLHKARVATRRIRSVLELMDGLFSESDIKGWRRKLRDLGRGLGEARDLDVRVEFLSDEGKCGYYGTVGIDRLSLRLRQRREALNPFLLDVVESSLRWNLWDAVSDRLRPLMGKSYLDDGREDDFPRVWIDSALEDRTLRVVGHDAFVRSGYNRESWHRLRKDGKKLRYTMEIYDPATGGGFKKSISILKEMQDRLGLIHDLDLWIEWLPIFLEDEKERTRVYFGHIRGFRKIESDVKAFRNSLTDRFSSEKVVFMEWWQGLSEDRFWNGLLGDEI is encoded by the coding sequence ATGAAAGAGCGAGAGAGACACGACTCGTATTGTGGCAGAATTCTGCTGAACCATATGGAGAAGCTGAGGGAGAGTTCGGAAAAACTTCTGTCGAGAGACTCTGACGTCGAGTGGCTTCATAAGGCCAGAGTGGCTACCAGAAGGATTCGATCGGTATTGGAGCTCATGGATGGGCTGTTCTCCGAGTCGGATATCAAGGGATGGAGAAGGAAACTCAGGGATCTCGGCAGAGGATTGGGAGAGGCCAGAGACCTGGACGTGAGGGTGGAGTTCCTCTCCGACGAGGGGAAATGTGGCTACTATGGAACAGTCGGTATCGATAGACTTTCTCTAAGACTGAGGCAGAGGAGGGAGGCCCTGAATCCTTTTTTATTGGATGTCGTCGAAAGTTCCCTTCGGTGGAATCTCTGGGATGCGGTGAGCGATCGCCTAAGGCCTCTGATGGGTAAAAGCTACCTGGACGACGGCAGAGAAGACGATTTCCCCAGGGTGTGGATAGACTCGGCTCTGGAGGACAGGACGTTGCGGGTCGTCGGTCACGATGCCTTCGTGCGAAGCGGATACAACCGAGAGTCGTGGCATCGCCTGAGAAAAGACGGCAAAAAACTTCGCTATACCATGGAGATCTACGATCCTGCCACAGGGGGAGGCTTCAAAAAGTCCATCTCTATCCTGAAGGAGATGCAGGATAGACTGGGGCTTATCCACGATCTGGACCTCTGGATCGAGTGGCTGCCGATCTTTCTGGAGGATGAAAAGGAGAGGACCAGGGTTTATTTCGGCCATATCAGGGGATTTCGCAAGATCGAATCGGACGTGAAAGCCTTTCGGAATTCATTGACAGACCGTTTTTCCTCCGAGAAGGTCGTTTTTATGGAATGGTGGCAAGGACTTTCGGAAGATCGGTTTTGGAACGGTTTGTTAGGAGACGAAATCTAA
- the ppk1 gene encoding polyphosphate kinase 1, which produces MSDSKNLPDLHNPDLYINRELNWIDFDEKVLVEAMDRDNPLLERVKFLSIFHNNLDEFFMVRVSGLVQQYIEGVKELSVDGLSPADQLMAIRSRLSYLLDRADSCWDNLKAELLEKGIPIKNYAEISEDVKEGLRRYFIKEIFPVITPMAIDPGRPFPKISNLSLNFLVMLQDPGEAIHFARVKVPDSFKPFVAVLTGSEFSVYRKLGLTFRSGGESLWIEELVKAHIDTLFPGYRVLEAHLFRITRNADIEIAEDDAGDLMEAVVEGVERRHFANVVRLEISSDMPKEMRHFLMGRLHLEKWQVIRCKRQMGMSRIMQLVGLDRPDLKDEPFRPRLPYPLSGVEPLLPQIKKRDLVFYHPYDSFSPVLDFIRRAASDPNVLAIKQTLYRTGSNSPIVAALMEARRNGKQVTVVVELKARFDEEQNIVWAKALEDAGVHVVYGLLGFKIHAKLCLVIRREQNRLSRYVHIGTGNYNPGTAKVYADLGFFTSRSAICADVTELFNAMTGFSHQQDYRKILVSPMTTRKGIISRIYREIERQKSDGDGYIAFKMNQLVDPRSIRALYNASIAGVKVDLQVRGICCLRPGLPGISENIRVTSLVGRFLEHARMFYFRNGGDDELFIGSADVMPRNLDRRVEVLTPIEDPNLRRSLVDDLLMRHLEDTANAWELLSDGSYVKVSCSDEEHPFDSQRWMMDHREGWNPVLEDE; this is translated from the coding sequence ATGTCCGATTCGAAAAATCTGCCCGATTTACACAACCCCGATCTATATATCAACAGAGAGCTCAACTGGATAGATTTCGACGAGAAGGTTCTGGTCGAAGCCATGGACAGAGATAACCCTCTTCTTGAAAGGGTCAAGTTTCTGTCCATCTTCCATAACAACCTGGACGAGTTTTTTATGGTCCGCGTTTCCGGACTGGTACAGCAATACATAGAGGGGGTCAAGGAGCTCTCGGTGGATGGGCTGTCTCCGGCTGATCAGCTGATGGCAATACGTTCCAGGCTGTCTTATCTGTTGGATCGGGCGGACAGCTGTTGGGATAATCTGAAGGCCGAGCTGCTGGAAAAGGGAATTCCGATCAAAAATTACGCCGAGATCTCCGAGGACGTCAAAGAAGGTCTGAGAAGGTACTTCATAAAGGAGATCTTTCCGGTTATAACCCCTATGGCGATAGACCCTGGAAGGCCTTTTCCCAAGATCTCCAATCTGAGTCTTAACTTTCTCGTTATGCTTCAGGATCCCGGCGAGGCCATTCACTTCGCCAGGGTAAAGGTTCCTGATAGTTTTAAACCTTTTGTAGCAGTTCTTACCGGCAGCGAGTTCTCCGTTTACCGTAAGTTGGGACTCACTTTCAGGAGCGGTGGAGAGTCTCTCTGGATAGAGGAGCTGGTAAAAGCCCATATAGACACGCTTTTTCCCGGATACCGTGTTTTGGAGGCCCATCTGTTCCGTATCACCAGAAACGCCGATATCGAGATCGCCGAGGACGATGCAGGCGATCTCATGGAGGCCGTGGTGGAAGGGGTCGAACGGCGTCATTTCGCCAACGTCGTAAGACTTGAGATCTCCTCCGACATGCCAAAGGAGATGCGCCATTTCCTGATGGGACGGCTCCACCTCGAGAAGTGGCAGGTCATCCGATGTAAGAGACAGATGGGGATGTCCCGTATAATGCAGTTGGTCGGATTGGACAGGCCTGACTTGAAGGACGAGCCCTTTCGCCCCAGGTTGCCCTATCCACTATCGGGAGTGGAACCGTTACTTCCTCAGATAAAGAAAAGGGATCTGGTGTTCTATCACCCCTACGATAGCTTCTCCCCAGTCTTGGATTTCATAAGGCGTGCCGCTTCGGATCCGAACGTACTGGCGATAAAGCAGACCCTATATAGGACCGGCTCCAACTCTCCCATAGTGGCGGCTTTGATGGAGGCCCGTCGTAACGGCAAACAGGTGACGGTCGTGGTGGAGTTAAAGGCCAGGTTCGACGAGGAGCAGAACATAGTGTGGGCTAAAGCGCTCGAGGACGCCGGCGTACACGTCGTCTACGGTCTGCTGGGGTTTAAGATTCACGCCAAGCTATGTCTGGTCATAAGAAGAGAACAGAACAGGCTCAGTCGTTACGTCCATATAGGTACGGGCAACTACAATCCTGGGACCGCCAAGGTATACGCCGATCTGGGATTTTTTACCTCTCGTTCGGCCATATGTGCCGACGTCACGGAGCTTTTCAACGCTATGACCGGCTTCTCCCACCAGCAAGACTACAGAAAAATTCTGGTCTCCCCTATGACGACTAGAAAAGGAATAATCAGCAGGATATACAGGGAGATAGAGAGACAAAAGAGCGATGGAGACGGGTATATCGCCTTTAAGATGAATCAGCTGGTAGATCCTAGAAGCATCAGAGCCCTTTACAACGCCTCCATCGCAGGGGTCAAGGTGGATCTCCAGGTGAGGGGGATATGCTGTCTTAGACCCGGCTTGCCAGGTATCAGCGAGAACATCAGGGTTACGTCCCTGGTTGGACGGTTTCTCGAACACGCCAGGATGTTCTATTTCCGAAACGGAGGTGACGATGAACTTTTTATAGGAAGTGCCGATGTAATGCCCAGAAATCTGGACAGAAGGGTCGAGGTACTGACGCCCATAGAGGATCCTAATCTCCGTCGATCTCTTGTGGACGACCTATTGATGAGACATCTGGAAGACACGGCCAACGCCTGGGAGCTCCTTTCCGACGGAAGCTATGTCAAGGTCTCCTGTTCGGATGAGGAACATCCCTTCGACTCTCAAAGATGGATGATGGACCATCGAGAGGGTTGGAACCCCGTTTTGGAGGATGAGTGA
- the pap gene encoding polyphosphate:AMP phosphotransferase: MLDKMDLSRKLTKEEFSDMKDDLTKRLGELQRRQRDADIPVMVVFEGWEGSGKGALMNELILPLDPRGFSVYNVTDTIVSDKFYPPMYHFWKMQPQGGRMAIYNRSWYREAMDSWRLNEKDGAALMAEKMEEIRSFERQIVNGGTLLIKLFLHIDRSEQKKRLKRLKKNDLAQEVRDKEGLNAYKDYDDIMPVMETIIRESDRAYAPWTIVEAHDRRFATAKVLSTVARALEEHLDRMSPASVHVGQTETSDLEEKIDTPTVLSKVDLSLDIPKKEYSKKLSSLQERVREMEYALYRERRPMIVAFEGWDAAGKGGCIKRLTQKMDPRGYQVIPVGAPNDLEKKHHYLWRFWEAFPKAGHVAIFDRTWYGRVLVERIEGLCSPIDWKRAYSEINEMEKQWHDFGAVIVKFWLQIDKEEQLNRFQAREEDEDKQWKITEEDWRNREKWDQYEKAVEEMLWRTSTTYAPWTIVEANSKLHARIKVLQTVLDAGLEALGPKALSKKTESR; this comes from the coding sequence ATGTTAGACAAGATGGATCTTTCCAGAAAGCTTACCAAAGAGGAATTCTCCGACATGAAAGACGACCTCACCAAGAGGCTGGGAGAGCTCCAAAGAAGACAGAGAGATGCCGATATCCCGGTAATGGTGGTCTTCGAGGGATGGGAGGGATCCGGTAAAGGGGCCCTCATGAACGAGCTTATATTGCCCCTGGACCCCAGAGGTTTTTCGGTATACAACGTGACGGACACGATAGTCTCCGATAAATTCTACCCTCCTATGTACCACTTTTGGAAGATGCAGCCTCAGGGAGGGAGAATGGCTATCTACAACCGCTCGTGGTACAGAGAGGCGATGGACTCATGGCGGTTGAACGAAAAGGACGGGGCTGCCCTTATGGCAGAGAAGATGGAGGAGATAAGATCCTTCGAAAGACAGATCGTAAACGGCGGAACCCTGCTGATAAAGCTGTTTCTCCACATAGACAGGTCGGAGCAGAAAAAAAGGCTGAAACGGCTGAAGAAAAACGACCTGGCCCAGGAGGTCCGGGACAAAGAGGGCCTCAACGCCTACAAAGACTACGACGACATAATGCCGGTGATGGAGACCATCATAAGAGAGAGCGATCGAGCCTACGCTCCCTGGACGATAGTGGAGGCTCACGACAGGCGATTCGCTACGGCTAAGGTCCTGTCCACCGTAGCCCGGGCGCTAGAGGAGCACCTGGACAGAATGAGTCCTGCTTCCGTTCACGTAGGACAAACCGAGACCAGCGATCTGGAGGAGAAAATCGACACCCCGACGGTTTTATCCAAGGTCGACCTGTCTCTGGACATACCGAAAAAAGAATACTCGAAAAAACTCTCGTCCCTTCAAGAGAGGGTAAGAGAGATGGAATACGCCCTATACCGGGAAAGACGGCCGATGATAGTGGCGTTCGAGGGATGGGACGCAGCTGGCAAAGGGGGCTGCATAAAGAGACTCACCCAGAAGATGGACCCCAGAGGCTATCAGGTAATCCCGGTAGGAGCCCCCAACGACCTGGAGAAAAAACACCATTATCTATGGCGATTTTGGGAGGCTTTTCCCAAAGCAGGTCACGTGGCCATATTCGACAGAACCTGGTACGGTAGGGTCCTGGTGGAGAGGATCGAAGGGCTCTGCTCTCCTATAGACTGGAAGAGAGCCTACAGCGAGATAAACGAGATGGAGAAACAATGGCACGATTTCGGAGCGGTGATCGTGAAATTCTGGCTTCAGATAGACAAGGAAGAACAGTTGAATCGTTTCCAGGCTAGAGAAGAGGACGAGGACAAACAGTGGAAGATAACTGAAGAGGACTGGCGAAACAGGGAAAAATGGGACCAATACGAGAAAGCCGTTGAGGAGATGCTGTGGCGCACTAGCACCACCTACGCCCCCTGGACTATCGTCGAGGCCAACTCGAAGCTACACGCCAGGATAAAGGTTCTCCAGACCGTTCTCGACGCCGGACTAGAGGCACTGGGACCGAAGGCCCTGTCGAAAAAGACAGAATCGAGGTAA
- a CDS encoding DUF4412 domain-containing protein, translated as MRKTVISITLLIFVLIATSAQAAEYSATMVTKSSEGTFKAKIFVKGKWHRHEQPEAVILFDEETGKTYSIVPAEKIYIEMGEDEESEESQSILNSPEDLKMEVGQTISDEDGKIERLPSETVGKYRCDVYRHTPQEEDFGPSTIWFSPKLETAVKAMSETPMGTITMEYVDIKEGPQDEKLFTIPEGYSKMELNF; from the coding sequence TTGAGAAAAACGGTCATATCCATAACCCTGCTGATATTCGTTCTGATAGCGACTTCCGCCCAGGCGGCGGAGTACTCGGCCACCATGGTCACGAAGAGTTCGGAAGGGACCTTCAAAGCCAAGATATTCGTCAAGGGGAAATGGCACCGACACGAACAACCGGAGGCGGTAATCCTTTTCGACGAGGAAACAGGCAAGACCTACTCCATAGTACCGGCAGAGAAAATCTACATCGAGATGGGAGAGGACGAGGAAAGCGAGGAAAGCCAATCGATACTCAACTCTCCAGAGGATCTGAAAATGGAGGTAGGACAGACCATCTCCGACGAGGACGGGAAAATAGAGAGGCTTCCGTCGGAGACCGTCGGAAAGTATAGATGCGACGTATACAGACACACCCCCCAGGAGGAGGACTTCGGACCTTCCACCATATGGTTCTCACCCAAACTCGAGACCGCCGTCAAGGCCATGTCGGAGACTCCTATGGGGACGATCACAATGGAATACGTCGATATAAAGGAAGGACCTCAGGACGAAAAGCTGTTTACCATACCCGAGGGTTACAGTAAAATGGAGCTCAATTTCTGA
- a CDS encoding ketoacyl-ACP synthase III produces the protein MERREAAIAHVSYHLPERKLTNRDLVEEFGTWTEHKIKSKTGIDERRIAGEDETASVLATVAAERLFQESGIPRESVDMLLLCTETPDYIMPSTACIVHDKLGLRKDCGALDYNLGCSGYVYGLYMASAMVRSGMAEKVLLITGDVLTRYVHPGDKSTRTIFGDGFTATLVSSEPKEVPGTIGSFVLGTDGTGHKDLIIPAGGTVSPCCEETKELYTNRYGNSRTKENLYMNGPEVFAFAVREVPPVIERCLADNGISMEEIDLFVFHQATHMMLEKLREIMEIPEERFVVDMEETGNTVSSSIPLALKRAQTSGRLKKGDTVLVCGFGVGYSWGATVIQM, from the coding sequence GTGGAGAGAAGAGAAGCCGCGATAGCTCATGTAAGTTACCATTTGCCGGAAAGAAAGCTGACGAACCGGGATCTGGTGGAGGAATTCGGGACCTGGACGGAACACAAGATAAAGAGCAAGACCGGCATAGACGAAAGGCGCATAGCAGGAGAAGACGAGACAGCGTCGGTTCTCGCAACCGTTGCGGCGGAGAGGCTTTTCCAGGAATCGGGAATTCCTCGGGAATCGGTGGATATGCTCCTTCTCTGCACCGAGACGCCGGATTACATAATGCCTTCCACCGCCTGTATCGTCCACGATAAGCTGGGGCTAAGGAAGGACTGCGGCGCCCTGGATTACAACCTGGGATGCTCCGGCTACGTCTACGGACTTTACATGGCCTCGGCCATGGTCAGATCGGGTATGGCCGAAAAGGTGCTCCTTATCACCGGAGATGTCCTTACCAGATACGTCCATCCCGGAGACAAGAGCACCAGGACGATCTTCGGAGACGGATTTACTGCGACCCTGGTGTCCTCCGAACCGAAAGAAGTTCCCGGAACCATAGGCAGTTTCGTCCTCGGAACCGACGGAACCGGACACAAGGATTTAATAATCCCCGCTGGTGGAACGGTTTCTCCCTGTTGCGAAGAGACCAAGGAGCTGTACACGAACCGATACGGGAATTCCAGGACCAAGGAAAACCTGTATATGAACGGACCGGAGGTTTTCGCCTTCGCTGTCAGAGAGGTTCCACCGGTGATAGAGAGATGTCTCGCTGACAACGGGATCTCCATGGAAGAAATCGACCTGTTCGTCTTCCATCAGGCGACCCACATGATGTTGGAAAAACTGCGAGAGATAATGGAGATACCGGAGGAACGATTCGTCGTGGACATGGAGGAGACGGGGAACACCGTCAGCTCGTCGATACCCTTGGCTTTGAAAAGAGCTCAGACCTCTGGGAGGTTGAAAAAAGGCGACACCGTCCTCGTCTGCGGTTTCGGAGTAGGCTACTCCTGGGGAGCCACGGTTATCCAAATGTAA
- a CDS encoding DUF1846 domain-containing protein, producing the protein MVRYGFDSEKYLRRQTDAILRRMEEFDNKLYIEFGGKLMFDYHAARVLPGFEPNVKMKLLERFRDKLEVVICIYAGDIERKKMRADFGITYDMDVLKIIDDLTERDIAIGAVVITRFDDQPAAVMFRNKLEHRGVKVYVHRSTKGYPTDVDTIVSPEGYGANPYIETERPVVVVTAPGPGSGKLATCLSQLYHEHGRGIRAGYAKFETFPVWNMPLKHPVNVAYEAATADIGDVNLIDHFHLEEYDERTVNYNRDLDAFPLLRHILEKITGERSRYRSPTDMGVNQIFFGIDDDDAVRSAATQEIIRRYFHYSCDYQSGAVEKAAVQKVSILMEELGVKPEDRSVVVPARNAARDAKAKGKGADGVFSGAAMELADGTVVTGKNSHLFHAASSLVINAVKILAGIPDGIDLLSINVIDSLGHLKKDILGDKMLGLDLEETMTALSICAATNPVAAEAVEKLRELESCEVHLSHIPLPGDEVAFRKLGVNLTSDPCFASRCLFDR; encoded by the coding sequence ATGGTCAGGTATGGATTCGACTCGGAGAAATATCTCAGGCGGCAGACGGACGCGATCCTACGTCGAATGGAGGAATTCGATAACAAGCTTTACATAGAGTTCGGGGGGAAACTCATGTTCGACTATCATGCCGCCAGGGTGCTGCCCGGTTTCGAGCCGAACGTGAAGATGAAGCTCCTCGAGAGGTTCAGAGATAAGCTCGAGGTCGTGATATGTATATACGCCGGGGATATCGAGAGAAAGAAGATGAGGGCCGATTTTGGCATCACCTATGACATGGATGTTCTCAAGATAATAGACGATCTCACAGAGAGGGATATTGCGATAGGGGCCGTCGTGATAACCCGTTTCGACGATCAGCCTGCGGCAGTTATGTTCAGGAATAAGCTTGAGCACAGAGGGGTCAAGGTCTACGTCCATAGGTCCACAAAAGGATATCCTACCGACGTGGATACCATAGTGAGCCCCGAGGGGTACGGGGCGAACCCCTATATCGAGACGGAGAGACCGGTGGTGGTGGTCACCGCTCCCGGGCCAGGAAGCGGAAAGCTGGCTACCTGTCTTTCCCAGCTGTATCACGAGCACGGAAGGGGTATCAGGGCCGGTTACGCCAAGTTCGAGACCTTTCCAGTCTGGAATATGCCTTTGAAGCACCCCGTCAACGTGGCCTACGAGGCCGCTACGGCAGACATTGGAGACGTGAACCTGATCGATCATTTTCATCTAGAGGAATACGACGAGAGGACGGTAAACTACAACAGGGATCTCGACGCCTTTCCCCTGCTCAGACATATTCTGGAGAAGATAACCGGGGAACGCTCCCGCTATCGCTCTCCTACCGACATGGGGGTCAACCAGATTTTCTTCGGCATAGACGACGACGATGCGGTTCGATCGGCGGCGACCCAGGAGATAATTCGCCGATATTTTCATTACTCCTGCGATTATCAATCTGGGGCCGTAGAGAAGGCGGCGGTGCAGAAGGTATCCATCCTGATGGAGGAACTAGGGGTGAAGCCGGAGGATCGTTCGGTGGTGGTCCCCGCCAGGAATGCCGCTAGGGACGCAAAAGCCAAGGGAAAAGGGGCCGACGGGGTCTTTTCCGGTGCGGCCATGGAGCTCGCGGACGGCACGGTCGTGACTGGAAAGAACTCCCATCTGTTTCACGCCGCATCCAGTCTGGTCATAAACGCTGTGAAGATACTGGCCGGCATTCCCGACGGAATCGACCTTCTCTCCATAAACGTCATAGATTCTCTGGGGCACCTCAAGAAGGATATCCTGGGAGACAAGATGTTGGGGCTGGATCTGGAGGAGACGATGACCGCCCTCAGCATCTGTGCGGCCACCAATCCTGTAGCGGCCGAGGCGGTGGAGAAACTCAGGGAATTGGAGAGCTGCGAGGTCCACCTCTCCCATATTCCCTTGCCAGGAGACGAGGTCGCCTTTCGAAAGCTGGGGGTGAACCTCACCAGCGACCCCTGTTTCGCATCCCGCTGTCTTTTCGACAGATGA
- a CDS encoding ABC transporter substrate-binding protein, whose product MPYRNRYVIGFLVALMCFMSLPAMAAKVPTIKMGDFSWDSVQLHNRIAGFVLEHALGVKVEYEFAETMPILMGMSRGDIDATTEIWSDNIKESWEKLLKQGKVLDLGTTYPDAVQGWYVPTYVVEGDPERGIEPMAPDLKTVEDLKKYKDLFAPKAGGDKGKGRFYNGPTGWVTYTVNTVKLGSYGLDEYYENFSAGSSAALATAVFSAYEKGEPIFAYYWEPTPLMGMLDMTMLEEPAYEHSEWDEKTYGCAFPPSKVHIGVSTALVEKSPHAVTILANYESTLGQTNAALAYVEENDTSIEKGAIWFLKNYPDQWKSWFPIANDSRIEKVEAALKKEKL is encoded by the coding sequence ATGCCATATCGTAATCGTTACGTGATAGGTTTTCTAGTGGCCCTTATGTGTTTTATGTCCCTTCCCGCCATGGCGGCAAAGGTTCCCACCATCAAGATGGGTGATTTCAGCTGGGATAGCGTTCAGCTTCATAACAGGATCGCCGGTTTCGTCCTGGAACACGCTCTGGGCGTGAAGGTCGAGTACGAGTTCGCCGAGACCATGCCTATCCTGATGGGTATGTCCAGAGGCGATATCGACGCTACCACCGAGATCTGGTCCGACAACATAAAGGAATCCTGGGAAAAGCTGTTGAAGCAAGGCAAGGTTCTCGACCTCGGGACAACCTATCCGGACGCCGTCCAGGGATGGTACGTGCCTACCTATGTCGTCGAAGGAGATCCCGAGAGAGGGATAGAACCGATGGCTCCTGATCTCAAGACCGTCGAGGACCTGAAAAAGTACAAGGACCTTTTTGCACCTAAGGCAGGAGGAGACAAGGGCAAGGGGCGTTTCTACAACGGTCCGACCGGCTGGGTTACCTATACGGTGAACACGGTCAAGCTGGGGTCCTATGGACTTGATGAGTACTACGAGAACTTCAGTGCCGGTTCCTCTGCAGCTTTGGCGACCGCAGTATTCTCTGCCTACGAAAAGGGCGAGCCGATTTTCGCCTACTACTGGGAGCCCACTCCTCTCATGGGAATGTTGGATATGACCATGTTGGAGGAACCAGCCTACGAGCATTCAGAATGGGACGAGAAGACCTACGGCTGTGCCTTCCCCCCCTCTAAGGTTCACATAGGGGTCAGCACGGCGTTGGTCGAAAAGTCTCCTCATGCCGTAACGATACTTGCCAACTACGAATCTACGCTCGGTCAGACCAACGCTGCTTTGGCCTACGTGGAGGAAAACGACACCTCCATCGAAAAAGGAGCTATCTGGTTCTTGAAAAACTACCCCGATCAGTGGAAAAGCTGGTTCCCCATCGCCAACGATTCCAGGATAGAAAAAGTGGAGGCGGCCTTGAAAAAGGAGAAACTCTAG
- a CDS encoding DUF1015 domain-containing protein, translated as MADARDRLSALGVAVPKVYLPGDGVSLKTWSVVACDQFTSEPDYWSKTEELVGDSPSALRMILPEAYLEKGRIEDRISAINDTMKGYLDRGVLAEAGENFILVDRSTSYVSSRKGLILAVDLENYSFDKGAEAMIRPTEGTVLERIPPRMDIRRGAVMDMPHILLLVDDPKGTLIETLHSRRDDMEKVYDFELIQNGGHISGWRVPGEMENSIAEALEGLVSKGLLFAVGDGNHSLAAAKGIWEENKAAGAPMDHPSRWALVEVENVHDEGLPFHPIHRVLFGLEPERFVEEMAKALGGSFKAGAPVTGRDGDEHRIGLSYGTTEGSLSFVKSGPELTVEHIQAFLDDYLEGRDDVAVDYIHGEDVVSQLSRADGNIGILLPDVDKESFFDRIRNVGPYPRKTFSIGEASEKRYYLETRRLTLD; from the coding sequence ATGGCCGATGCCAGAGATAGACTGTCTGCCCTGGGTGTCGCCGTGCCGAAGGTATATCTTCCCGGCGACGGCGTATCCCTCAAGACCTGGTCCGTGGTGGCCTGCGACCAGTTCACCTCCGAGCCGGACTATTGGAGCAAGACGGAGGAACTCGTAGGAGACTCACCCTCGGCCCTCCGGATGATTCTGCCGGAAGCCTATCTCGAGAAGGGACGGATCGAGGATCGAATCTCCGCCATAAACGATACTATGAAGGGTTATCTGGACAGAGGCGTTCTGGCCGAAGCGGGGGAGAACTTTATCCTGGTCGATCGATCCACCTCCTATGTCTCGTCCCGAAAGGGGCTGATCCTGGCGGTTGACCTGGAGAACTACAGTTTCGATAAAGGAGCGGAGGCCATGATCCGTCCCACCGAGGGTACCGTTTTGGAGAGGATCCCTCCCAGGATGGACATCAGGAGAGGTGCTGTCATGGACATGCCTCACATCCTTCTCCTGGTGGACGACCCAAAGGGGACATTGATAGAAACCTTGCATAGCCGTCGGGACGATATGGAGAAGGTTTACGATTTCGAGTTGATCCAAAACGGCGGCCACATCTCCGGCTGGAGGGTACCCGGCGAGATGGAGAACTCAATAGCCGAGGCGCTGGAAGGACTCGTATCCAAGGGATTGCTTTTCGCAGTTGGAGACGGGAACCACTCTTTGGCTGCTGCAAAAGGCATCTGGGAGGAAAACAAGGCCGCTGGAGCCCCTATGGATCATCCGTCCCGTTGGGCTCTCGTGGAGGTGGAGAACGTCCACGACGAAGGGCTGCCGTTCCACCCGATCCACAGAGTCCTCTTTGGCCTTGAGCCGGAGCGCTTTGTGGAGGAGATGGCTAAAGCCTTGGGCGGAAGCTTCAAGGCTGGCGCTCCTGTTACAGGAAGAGACGGAGACGAGCACCGGATAGGGCTCTCCTACGGGACGACCGAGGGAAGCCTTTCCTTCGTCAAAAGTGGCCCGGAGTTGACGGTGGAGCACATCCAGGCATTTTTGGACGACTATCTTGAAGGCCGTGATGACGTTGCCGTAGACTACATTCACGGTGAAGACGTAGTATCTCAGCTTTCCAGGGCGGATGGGAATATCGGGATTCTGCTGCCCGACGTGGATAAGGAGAGCTTCTTCGACAGGATCCGCAATGTAGGACCCTATCCCAGAAAGACATTCTCCATAGGGGAAGCTTCGGAAAAGCGGTATTACCTGGAGACCAGAAGGCTTACCCTGGATTAA